One window from the genome of Leucobacter aridicollis encodes:
- a CDS encoding helix-turn-helix transcriptional regulator, with product MHNTATAPLGTLLESIDVVVTQTTRVTLRRGRRTVTPAGATTLLYVVHGALGGDSATSCVTDPRSTGGIVARGHVSEFPAGAALFTMGAVPLEFEAQTDAELVVITVELNETAHRLRRLLPDPLTITDFSRLDPALASLASNMGAKGSPDPVVAAGGGEVVCRLMARTLLVGVLRAWVSAGCAPSGWAARVADPYLDPVLAAIHRDPGQDWSLDTLASLGAMSRSAFARRFREVLGSSPGQYITGVRMEDAKRRLSHGATVTQTSRELGYSSDEGFSRAFRRHTGVSPSRWE from the coding sequence TGCATAACACCGCCACCGCGCCGCTCGGCACGCTGCTCGAGAGCATCGACGTCGTTGTCACGCAGACGACCCGCGTCACGCTTCGCCGAGGCCGCCGGACAGTGACGCCGGCTGGCGCCACCACGCTCCTCTACGTCGTTCACGGGGCGCTCGGTGGTGACTCTGCGACCTCCTGCGTGACCGACCCGCGAAGCACCGGAGGGATCGTAGCGCGCGGCCACGTCAGCGAGTTTCCGGCGGGCGCCGCACTGTTCACGATGGGCGCCGTGCCGCTCGAGTTCGAGGCACAGACAGACGCCGAACTCGTGGTGATTACGGTCGAGCTCAACGAGACCGCGCACAGGCTGCGTCGGCTGCTGCCTGACCCGCTCACGATCACCGACTTCTCCCGCCTCGACCCGGCGCTCGCTTCGCTCGCAAGCAACATGGGTGCGAAGGGTTCGCCTGATCCCGTTGTCGCTGCGGGTGGCGGGGAGGTCGTATGCCGACTGATGGCACGTACGCTGCTAGTTGGAGTGCTCAGGGCGTGGGTGTCTGCGGGCTGCGCGCCGAGCGGGTGGGCGGCTCGTGTCGCGGATCCATACCTTGATCCGGTACTCGCCGCTATTCATCGGGACCCCGGCCAGGACTGGTCGCTTGACACGCTCGCGAGTCTCGGCGCGATGTCGCGTTCGGCGTTCGCCAGGCGCTTCCGCGAAGTCCTCGGCTCCTCGCCAGGCCAGTACATCACTGGCGTGCGCATGGAGGACGCGAAGCGCAGGTTGTCGCATGGCGCGACCGTGACGCAGACTTCCCGTGAGCTCGGCTACTCGTCGGACGAGGGCTTCAGCCGGGCGTTCAGACGCCA